In Topomyia yanbarensis strain Yona2022 chromosome 2, ASM3024719v1, whole genome shotgun sequence, one DNA window encodes the following:
- the LOC131685955 gene encoding uncharacterized protein K02A2.6-like produces the protein MDTFCCHVSGSPAAPTALQSIFPNVFTDQLGLCSKTKVKLELKKSVRPVFCPKRPVAYAMYDAVDQELDRLENLNIITPVEYSEWAAPIVVVRKANGSIRICGDYSTGLNAALQPNQYPLPLPDDIFAKLTNCKVFSQIDLSDAFLQVEVDEQYRKLLTINTHRGLYSYNRLPPGVKIAPGAFQQLIDTMLAGLQCTCGYLDDVIVGGKTEEDHDRNLRAVLKRIQDFGFTIRVGKCTFRKQQVQYVGLIVDSRGLRPDPAKIEVISKLPPPTDVSGVQSFLGAINYYGKFVPNMRKLRYPLDNLLKDDAKFQWTDECQRAFEHFKQILSSDLLLTHYDPKREIIVSADASSVGLGATISHKFPDGTIKVVQHASRALTKAEQGYSQPDREGLAIVFAVTKFHKMLFGRHFRLKTDHQPLLRIFGSKKGIPVYTANRLQRFALNLLLYDFDIEYVPTHKFGDADLLSRLINQHVKPDEDYIIASINLEEDLRSVVSHTVKALPLNFRAVAQSTQADPLLRKVYHHIQHGWPQSEHSESDIQRFHARQESLSVVDGCIMFAERLVIPSLHRKRCLEQLHCGHPGMQRMKALARSYVYWPSLDADIVNFVKACQHCAAVARSPPHSSPVPWPKQTAPWQRVHVDYAGPIEGEYYLIAVDSFSKWPEIIQTSRITSAATISILGGLFARLGMPVTLVSDNGTQFTSAEFADFCASNGIEHLTTAPFHPQSNGQAERFVDTFKRAVTKIQEGRGSIQQALDIFLLTYRSTPNRALPDQKSPSEVMFGRKIRTCLELLRPPTVRTPVAPSDDHTKPRFFSRNDSIYAKLYGRNGWKWAPGTIIEKIGDVMYNVWVDDRRMLRSHINQLRSRLAVDSIPKQPANQATSRQYSLPLDILLGAWNLPNQSSGTPAPSLVASGSELSPVSSHEHTLLGSVPALASSTPQQEVSAFPSTSSTSTTSTEFESAIEVESVLNLPRRSSRTRRPPNRFDPYHLY, from the coding sequence ATCACCCCAGTCGAATATTCGGAGTGGGCTGCTCCGATCGTTGTCGTCCGTAAAGCCAATGGTTCCATTCGAATTTGTGGAGACTATTCCACGGGGCTTAACGCTGCGCTCCAACCAAATCAGTATCCACTTCCCCTACCGGACGATATCTTCGCCAAGCTGACTAACTGTAAGGTGTTCAGCCAGATCGATTTGTCCGACGCTTTCTTGCAGGTGGAAGTCGACGAACAGTACCGTAAGTTGCTAACCATCAATACGCATCGTGGCCTCTACTCCTACAACCGCCTCCCGCCAGGTGTGAAGATCGCACCTGGTGCCTTCCAGCAGCTCATCGATACAATGCTAGCCGGTCTGCAGTGCACGTGTGGCTACCTCGATGACGTCATCGTCGGCGGAAAAACTGAAGAAGACCACGATCGCAATTTGCGGGCTGTTCTAAAACGAATTCAGGATTTCGGGTTCACCATTCGAGTCGGTAAATGCACCTTCCGCAAGCAGCAAGTGCAGTATGTGGGTCTTATTGTCGACAGTCGCGGATTACGTCCAGATCCGGCCAAAATCGAAGTGATATCCAAGCTGCCGCCTCCAACCGATGTATCTGGTGTGCAATCATTTTTGGGGGCTATCAACTACTACGGCAAGTTTGTTCCCAATATGCGCAAGTTACGATATCCGCTGGACAACCTTCTCAAGGACGATGCGAAGTTCCAGTGGACTGATGAGTGCCAGAGAGCGTTCGAGCACTTCAAACAAATACTCTCCTCGGATCTACTTCTCACACATTATGATCCGAAGCGGGAGATCATTGTCTCTGCCGACGCTTCTTCCGTTGGGCTCGGGGCAACGATTAGCCACAAGTTCCCCGACGGCACAATCAAAGTCGTCCAACATGCTTCCAGAGCACTCACAAAAGCTGAACAAGGCTACAGCCAACCGGATCGTGAAGGTTTAGCTATCGTCTTCGCCGTCACGAAGTTTCACAAAATGCTCTTCGGACGGCACTTTCGTTTGAAAACCGACCACCAGCCTTTGCTCCGTATATTTGGATCTAAAAAGGGAATACCGGTCTACACAGCCAACCGCCTCCAACGATTTGCGCTCAATCTACTGCTCTACGATTTTGACATCGAGTACGTGCCCACCCACAAGTTCGGCGACGCAGACTTACTCTCGAGGTTGATCAACCAGCACGTCAAACCCGATGAGGACTATATCATCGCCAGCATCAACCTGGAAGAGGACCTCAGGTCGGTAGTATCTCATACAGTTAAAGCTTTGCCTCTCAATTTCAGAGCCGTCGCACAAAGCACCCAAGCAGATCCACTGCTCCGAAAAGTCTACCATCACATTCAGCACGGTTGGCCGCAATCTGAACATTCAGAATCCGACATCCAGCGATTCCATGCCAGACAGGAATCACTCTCCGTGGTAGATGGGTGCATCATGTTTGCCGAACGGCTCGTCATCCCGTCGCTCCATCGCAAGCGATGCCTCGAACAGCTCCATTGTGGCCATCCTGGTATGCAGCGTATGAAGGCCCTCGCTCGAAGCTACGTGTATTGGCCCAGTTTGGATGCTGACATCGTCAACTTCGTCAAGGCATGCCAACACTGTGCGGCCGTAGCCAGGTCACCTCCTCACTCTTCACCGGTGCCGTGGCCCAAGCAGACCGCTCCGTGGCAGCGCGTCCACGTGGATTATGCCGGTCCAATCGAAGGCGAATATTACCTGATCGCCGTCGACTCCTTCTCCAAGTGGCCAGAAATCATTCAAACGTCCCGTATAACCTCGGCGGCAACCATCAGCATTCTCGGTGGGTTGTTTGCTCGGTTGGGTATGCCTGTTACACTAGTCAGCGACAACGGAACCCAATTCACGAGCGCTGAATTCGCAGATTTCTGCGCCTCAAACGGCATCGAACACCTCACAACTGCTCCGTTTCATCCACAATCAAATGGCCAAGCTGAACGATTTGTTGACACGTTCAAAAGGGCTGTTACAAAAATTCAAGAGGGGAGAGGATCGATACAGCAAGCGTTAGACATATTCCTGTTAACGTACCGAAGTACACCCAACCGGGCACTGCCAGACCAAAAGTCGCCGTCCGAGGTCATGTTTGGTCGCAAAATACGCACCTGTCTCGAGCTGCTACGTCCCCCAACGGTACGAACTCCAGTGGCACCGTCGGACGATCACACAAAACCGAGGTTCTTCAGCCGGAACGATTCGATTTACGCTAAGCTTTATGGCCGTAACGGTTGGAAGTGGGCTCCTGGAACAATCATCGAAAAAATAGGAGACGTGATGTATAACGTATGGGTCGATGATCGCCGAATGCTGCGTTCCCATATCAACCAACTCCGGAGTCGCCTAGCTGTCGACTCGATACCAAAGCAACCTGCCAATCAAGCCACCTCTCGTCAGTATTCGTTACCGCTCGACATCCTGTTGGGTGCCTGGAATCTACCAAATCAATCTTCTGGCACGCCAGCACCGTCCCTTGTTGCGAGCGGATCTGAATtatcacctgtctccagtcacgaGCATACCTTGCTAGGTTCAGTGCCGGCGCTTGCGTCGTCTACACCACAGCAGGAAGTCTCGGCTTTCCCATCAACGTCATCGACATCAACAACATCAACTGAATTCGAATCCGCCATCGAAGTCGAATCCGTGTTAAATCTACCTAGACGTTCTTCACGAACCCGAAGACCGCCGAACAGGTTTGATCCGTACCACCTTTATTAA